The Toxorhynchites rutilus septentrionalis strain SRP chromosome 3, ASM2978413v1, whole genome shotgun sequence genome includes a region encoding these proteins:
- the LOC129772796 gene encoding isocitrate dehydrogenase [NAD] subunit gamma, mitochondrial isoform X4, which yields MALRLFRISQDVVAPIIKRNCTVSAFELQHKNPIQRKVELVPVAQYGGRHTVTMLPGGGIGPELMNYVKEVFRFSGVPVDFEIVDIDPSSEGNEDLEYAITSIKRNGVAIKGNIETKSESTGIISRNVALRNELDLFVNVLHCKSFNAIPAHHSNVDVVIIRQNTEGEYAMLEHESARGVVESMKVITVENATRVARFAFEFARNNNRKKVTTIHKANIMKLSDGMFLSSAREVAKEYPDIQHNDMIIDNCCMQLVSNPHQFDVMNTTNLYGSITSNVLCGLVGGAGLFSGRNYGDHYAVFEPGTRNTGTAIAGKNVANPIAMLNAAVDMLYHLGHRYHADCISDAIHKTIDADGIHTQDLGGQNSSTEVVQSVLQHLAEKRTY from the exons ATGGCACTTCGTTTGTTCCGCATTAGTCAGGATGTAGTCGCACCGATAATCAAGCGG AATTGTACCGTTTCCGCGTTCGAGTTGCAGCACAAGAACCCGATTCAACGCAAAGTGGAACTTGTACCGGTTGCGCAGTATGGTGGACGTCACACGGTAACCATGCTCCCGGGCGGTGGCATCGGTCCCGAGCTGATGAACTACGTCAAAGAAGTGTTCCGTTTCTCAGGGGTCCCGGTGGATTTCGAAATTGTGGACATTGATCCATCCAGCGAGGGAAACGAGGATCTGGAGTATGCCATTACCTCGATCAAGCGAAACGGAGTTGCCATCAAGGGCAACATCGAAACCAAATCGGAATCCACCGGTATTATTTCGCGTAATGTGGCCCTTCGAAACGAGCTGGATCTGTTCGTGAATGTGTTGCACTGTAAATCGTTTAATGCCATCCCGGCACATCATAGCAATGTGGATGTGGTCATCATCCGTCAGAATACTGAGGGAGAGTATGCGATGCTGGAGCATGAGAGCGCCCGGGGTGTCGTCGAGAGTATGAAGGTGATTACGGTGGAGAATGCGACACGGGTGGCGAGATTTGCGTTCGAGTTCGCTCGTAATAACAACCGGAAGAAGGTTACCACCATTCACAAGGCCAACATCATGAAGCTGTCGGATGGTATGTTCCTGTCGAGTGCCCGGGAAGTGGCAAAAGAGTATCCGGATATTCAGCATAATGATATGATTATCGATAACTGTTGTATGCAGCTGGTGTCGAATCCGCACCAATTTGATGTGATGAACACGACGAATCTGTACGGTAGTATCACCTCAAATGTTTTGTGCGGATTGGTCGGTGGGGCTGGTTTATTCTCCGGTAGGAATTATGGTGATCAT TACGCCGTTTTTGAGCCTGGCACCCGTAACACTGGCACGGCCATCGCCGGCAAGAACGTAGCGAATCCAATCGCAATGCTGAACGCGGCCGTTGATATGCTGTATCATCTTGGCCACCGGTATCACGCCGATTGCATCTCGGACGCAATCCACAAGACAATCGATGCCGACGGTATTCACACTCAAG ATTTGGGTGGCCAAAACAGTAGCACGGAAGTCGTGCAGAGTGTGCTGCAGCATCTGGCCGAAAAGAGAACTTATTG
- the LOC129772796 gene encoding isocitrate dehydrogenase [NAD] subunit gamma, mitochondrial isoform X2: protein MALRLFRISQDVVAPIIKRNCTVSAFELQHKNPIQRKVELVPVAQYGGRHTVTMLPGGGIGPELMNYVKEVFRFSGVPVDFEIVDIDPSSEGNEDLEYAITSIKRNGVAIKGNIETKSESTGIISRNVALRNELDLFVNVLHCKSFNAIPAHHSNVDVVIIRQNTEGEYAMLEHESARGVVESMKVITVENATRVARFAFEFARNNNRKKVTTIHKANIMKLSDGMFLSSAREVAKEYPDIQHNDMIIDNCCMQLVSNPHQFDVMNTTNLYGSITSNVLCGLVGGAGLFSGRNYGDHYAVFEPGTRNTGTAIAGKNVANPIAMLNAAVDMLYHLGHRYHADCISDAIHKTIDADGIHTQDLGGQNSSTEVVQSVLQHLAEKRTYWLPAAFF from the exons ATGGCACTTCGTTTGTTCCGCATTAGTCAGGATGTAGTCGCACCGATAATCAAGCGG AATTGTACCGTTTCCGCGTTCGAGTTGCAGCACAAGAACCCGATTCAACGCAAAGTGGAACTTGTACCGGTTGCGCAGTATGGTGGACGTCACACGGTAACCATGCTCCCGGGCGGTGGCATCGGTCCCGAGCTGATGAACTACGTCAAAGAAGTGTTCCGTTTCTCAGGGGTCCCGGTGGATTTCGAAATTGTGGACATTGATCCATCCAGCGAGGGAAACGAGGATCTGGAGTATGCCATTACCTCGATCAAGCGAAACGGAGTTGCCATCAAGGGCAACATCGAAACCAAATCGGAATCCACCGGTATTATTTCGCGTAATGTGGCCCTTCGAAACGAGCTGGATCTGTTCGTGAATGTGTTGCACTGTAAATCGTTTAATGCCATCCCGGCACATCATAGCAATGTGGATGTGGTCATCATCCGTCAGAATACTGAGGGAGAGTATGCGATGCTGGAGCATGAGAGCGCCCGGGGTGTCGTCGAGAGTATGAAGGTGATTACGGTGGAGAATGCGACACGGGTGGCGAGATTTGCGTTCGAGTTCGCTCGTAATAACAACCGGAAGAAGGTTACCACCATTCACAAGGCCAACATCATGAAGCTGTCGGATGGTATGTTCCTGTCGAGTGCCCGGGAAGTGGCAAAAGAGTATCCGGATATTCAGCATAATGATATGATTATCGATAACTGTTGTATGCAGCTGGTGTCGAATCCGCACCAATTTGATGTGATGAACACGACGAATCTGTACGGTAGTATCACCTCAAATGTTTTGTGCGGATTGGTCGGTGGGGCTGGTTTATTCTCCGGTAGGAATTATGGTGATCAT TACGCCGTTTTTGAGCCTGGCACCCGTAACACTGGCACGGCCATCGCCGGCAAGAACGTAGCGAATCCAATCGCAATGCTGAACGCGGCCGTTGATATGCTGTATCATCTTGGCCACCGGTATCACGCCGATTGCATCTCGGACGCAATCCACAAGACAATCGATGCCGACGGTATTCACACTCAAG ATTTGGGTGGCCAAAACAGTAGCACGGAAGTCGTGCAGAGTGTGCTGCAGCATCTGGCCGAAAAGAGAACTTATTG
- the LOC129772796 gene encoding isocitrate dehydrogenase [NAD] subunit gamma, mitochondrial isoform X1, giving the protein MALRLFRISQDVVAPIIKRNCTVSAFELQHKNPIQRKVELVPVAQYGGRHTVTMLPGGGIGPELMNYVKEVFRFSGVPVDFEIVDIDPSSEGNEDLEYAITSIKRNGVAIKGNIETKSESTGIISRNVALRNELDLFVNVLHCKSFNAIPAHHSNVDVVIIRQNTEGEYAMLEHESARGVVESMKVITVENATRVARFAFEFARNNNRKKVTTIHKANIMKLSDGMFLSSAREVAKEYPDIQHNDMIIDNCCMQLVSNPHQFDVMNTTNLYGSITSNVLCGLVGGAGLFSGRNYGDHYAVFEPGTRNTGTAIAGKNVANPIAMLNAAVDMLYHLGHRYHADCISDAIHKTIDADGIHTQDLGGQNSSTEVVQSVLQHLAEKRTYWHQGAQEDI; this is encoded by the exons ATGGCACTTCGTTTGTTCCGCATTAGTCAGGATGTAGTCGCACCGATAATCAAGCGG AATTGTACCGTTTCCGCGTTCGAGTTGCAGCACAAGAACCCGATTCAACGCAAAGTGGAACTTGTACCGGTTGCGCAGTATGGTGGACGTCACACGGTAACCATGCTCCCGGGCGGTGGCATCGGTCCCGAGCTGATGAACTACGTCAAAGAAGTGTTCCGTTTCTCAGGGGTCCCGGTGGATTTCGAAATTGTGGACATTGATCCATCCAGCGAGGGAAACGAGGATCTGGAGTATGCCATTACCTCGATCAAGCGAAACGGAGTTGCCATCAAGGGCAACATCGAAACCAAATCGGAATCCACCGGTATTATTTCGCGTAATGTGGCCCTTCGAAACGAGCTGGATCTGTTCGTGAATGTGTTGCACTGTAAATCGTTTAATGCCATCCCGGCACATCATAGCAATGTGGATGTGGTCATCATCCGTCAGAATACTGAGGGAGAGTATGCGATGCTGGAGCATGAGAGCGCCCGGGGTGTCGTCGAGAGTATGAAGGTGATTACGGTGGAGAATGCGACACGGGTGGCGAGATTTGCGTTCGAGTTCGCTCGTAATAACAACCGGAAGAAGGTTACCACCATTCACAAGGCCAACATCATGAAGCTGTCGGATGGTATGTTCCTGTCGAGTGCCCGGGAAGTGGCAAAAGAGTATCCGGATATTCAGCATAATGATATGATTATCGATAACTGTTGTATGCAGCTGGTGTCGAATCCGCACCAATTTGATGTGATGAACACGACGAATCTGTACGGTAGTATCACCTCAAATGTTTTGTGCGGATTGGTCGGTGGGGCTGGTTTATTCTCCGGTAGGAATTATGGTGATCAT TACGCCGTTTTTGAGCCTGGCACCCGTAACACTGGCACGGCCATCGCCGGCAAGAACGTAGCGAATCCAATCGCAATGCTGAACGCGGCCGTTGATATGCTGTATCATCTTGGCCACCGGTATCACGCCGATTGCATCTCGGACGCAATCCACAAGACAATCGATGCCGACGGTATTCACACTCAAG ATTTGGGTGGCCAAAACAGTAGCACGGAAGTCGTGCAGAGTGTGCTGCAGCATCTGGCCGAAAAGAGAACTTATTG
- the LOC129772796 gene encoding isocitrate dehydrogenase [NAD] subunit gamma, mitochondrial isoform X3 has protein sequence MALRLFRISQDVVAPIIKRNCTVSAFELQHKNPIQRKVELVPVAQYGGRHTVTMLPGGGIGPELMNYVKEVFRFSGVPVDFEIVDIDPSSEGNEDLEYAITSIKRNGVAIKGNIETKSESTGIISRNVALRNELDLFVNVLHCKSFNAIPAHHSNVDVVIIRQNTEGEYAMLEHESARGVVESMKVITVENATRVARFAFEFARNNNRKKVTTIHKANIMKLSDGMFLSSAREVAKEYPDIQHNDMIIDNCCMQLVSNPHQFDVMNTTNLYGSITSNVLCGLVGGAGLFSGRNYGDHYAVFEPGTRNTGTAIAGKNVANPIAMLNAAVDMLYHLGHRYHADCISDAIHKTIDADGIHTQDLGGQNSSTEVVQSVLQHLAEKRTYWSLLREF, from the exons ATGGCACTTCGTTTGTTCCGCATTAGTCAGGATGTAGTCGCACCGATAATCAAGCGG AATTGTACCGTTTCCGCGTTCGAGTTGCAGCACAAGAACCCGATTCAACGCAAAGTGGAACTTGTACCGGTTGCGCAGTATGGTGGACGTCACACGGTAACCATGCTCCCGGGCGGTGGCATCGGTCCCGAGCTGATGAACTACGTCAAAGAAGTGTTCCGTTTCTCAGGGGTCCCGGTGGATTTCGAAATTGTGGACATTGATCCATCCAGCGAGGGAAACGAGGATCTGGAGTATGCCATTACCTCGATCAAGCGAAACGGAGTTGCCATCAAGGGCAACATCGAAACCAAATCGGAATCCACCGGTATTATTTCGCGTAATGTGGCCCTTCGAAACGAGCTGGATCTGTTCGTGAATGTGTTGCACTGTAAATCGTTTAATGCCATCCCGGCACATCATAGCAATGTGGATGTGGTCATCATCCGTCAGAATACTGAGGGAGAGTATGCGATGCTGGAGCATGAGAGCGCCCGGGGTGTCGTCGAGAGTATGAAGGTGATTACGGTGGAGAATGCGACACGGGTGGCGAGATTTGCGTTCGAGTTCGCTCGTAATAACAACCGGAAGAAGGTTACCACCATTCACAAGGCCAACATCATGAAGCTGTCGGATGGTATGTTCCTGTCGAGTGCCCGGGAAGTGGCAAAAGAGTATCCGGATATTCAGCATAATGATATGATTATCGATAACTGTTGTATGCAGCTGGTGTCGAATCCGCACCAATTTGATGTGATGAACACGACGAATCTGTACGGTAGTATCACCTCAAATGTTTTGTGCGGATTGGTCGGTGGGGCTGGTTTATTCTCCGGTAGGAATTATGGTGATCAT TACGCCGTTTTTGAGCCTGGCACCCGTAACACTGGCACGGCCATCGCCGGCAAGAACGTAGCGAATCCAATCGCAATGCTGAACGCGGCCGTTGATATGCTGTATCATCTTGGCCACCGGTATCACGCCGATTGCATCTCGGACGCAATCCACAAGACAATCGATGCCGACGGTATTCACACTCAAG ATTTGGGTGGCCAAAACAGTAGCACGGAAGTCGTGCAGAGTGTGCTGCAGCATCTGGCCGAAAAGAGAACTTATTG